From the genome of Streptomyces spinoverrucosus:
AGCGCGAAGTAGGTGTTCGTGGGCGACACCACGACGTCCATGTCCCGCAGCAGGTCCACGGAGTGGACGTGCACGGTGACGGGCACGGTGCGGCGCTCCACGCGGACGCGCAGCGCGCGGTGGGCGGCGGGGATGCGGTCCTGCGGCGCCGGGGCGGGGGCGTCGGTCACCGGGGTGCGCCCGGCGACCTGCACGATCTGTTCCGCGACCTGGCCGAGGACCATGAACTCGTGGTGCTTGCGGAACCGTTCGACGCTCACCCCGTACACCTGGGCGGCCCGTCGGCGCCGGTCGGCGGCCGGCCAGTCGCGGGTGCCCTGGGCGAGGCCGAGGCTGTACTCGGCGGCGGTCTGGAGGGTGCCGCCGCCCATCCGGGAGACGGCGAGCCGTAACACCTTCTCCACCGGCCCCCCAGGCAACTCGCCGTCTCCCGACGGAACGTCACGGGCGACCTCGGCGAGCACCGGCAGGGCGAGCTCCCGCAGCCTGACGACTCCGGCTCGTCGCACCTTGCGCACCTCCGCGAGGACCACTCCGTGATCGAGCGGGTGAGGCGACGGCGACGGCATGACGATCAGCATCGCACCGGCCCGTGCCCCTCACAAGCCCGTTCCGCCCTTCCATTGCAGCGCACGGGCCGGTCGCGAACGGGTCGGAATCAGGGCGCGTCCAGGACCCGACCCGGCCCCGGACGCGCCCTGTTGTCGGCACCCCTACACGAACAGACTGAGCACCGCCGCCGCCACGAACCCGGCCACCGACAGCACCGACTCCAGCACCGTCCACGTCTTCAGCGTGTCCCGCTCGCTGATGCCGAAGTACTTGGCGACGATCCAGAAGCCGCCGTCGTTGACGTGCGAGGCGAAGATCGAGCCCGCGGAGATGGCCATGATGACCAGGGCGACGAACGCCTGGGAGTGGTCGCCCTCCGCGAGCAGCGGGGCCACGATGCCCGCCGTCGTCACGATCGCCACCGTCGCCGAGCCCTGGGCGACCCGCAGCACGAGGGAGATGAGGTAGGAGAGGACGATCACCGGGAGGCCGACGTCGTTGAAGGTGTCGGACAGGGCCTGGGCCACGCCGCTCGCCTTCAGGACCGCGCCGAAGACCCCGCCCGCGCCGACCACCAGCAGGATGTTGCCGACGGGCTTCAGGGACGACGTCGACACCGTCTCCAGGGACTTGCGGGACCAGCCGCGCCGGACGCCGAGGACGTAGTACGCCAGCAGCAGCGCGATGGTGAGGGCCACGAACGGGTGGCCGAAGAACTCGATCACCGAGCGCGGGGTGGAGGGGTCCAGCGCGATGGAGGAGAAGGTGGCCGCGAGGATCAGGATCAGCGGCGTACCGATGATGGCGAGGACGGTGCCGAGGGCGACCGGTTGCTCGCGCCGCACGCGCTGCTCGTCCAGCACGACACGTTTGGCCTCCTCCGCGGCCTCCACCATGTCCTGCGGCACTGGCACGAAGATGCGACGGCCGATCCACGCCGAGAACGCCCAGGCGGCCAGCACGGCCGGGATACCGCAGACGATGCCCATGAGGATGACCCAGCCGAGGTCCACGTGCAGCAGACCGGCCGCCGCGACCGGGCCCGGGTGCGGGGGCAGGAAGGCGTGGGTCATGGACAGGCCCGCGAGCAGGGGCAGGCAGTAGAGCAGGATCGACTTGCCGGAGCGCTTGGCGGCGGCGTACACGATCGGCGCGAGGACGAAGATGCCGACGTCGAAGAAGACGGGGATGCCGAAGATCAGGCCGGTGAGGCCCATGGCGAGGGGGGCGCGCTTCTCGCCGAAGAGGTTGAGCAGGCGGGACGCCAGGACCTCGGCGCCGCCGCTGACTTCGAGGATCGCGCCGAGCATGGTGCCCAGGCCGATGATGATCGCGACATGGCCGAGGATGCCGCCCATCCCGGACTCGATGGTCGAGACGGCGTCCGAGCGCTGGACCGTGCCGAAGAGTTCGGTGACCGACAGGCCCGCCATCAGGCCGACGGCGATGGAGACCGCGAGCAGGGCGACGAACGGCTGGAGCCGGGTCTTGATGATCAGGAAGAGCAGGAGTGCGATGCCGAGCGCGGCGACCGTCAGGAGTCCGGCGGTGCCGTCGATCAGAAGGAGCAGGCCACCGGTGTGGGGTGGGGTCTCAGGTGCCGGCGCGGCGGACAGAGCGGCGGATATGTAGGACATTCGGGGGTCCTCTTCGTAAACACATGGTGCTTTCGGGCATGGGGGGATCACGGCACGGCGCCCAAGGGGAGAGGGCGCCGTGCCGTGACGGCATACGGAGTGCGGGAGTTGAGGGGTTCTGCGCGGGTGTCAGCCCAGTACTGCGAGGGCGTCGATCTCGATGAGGAGCCCGGCGGGCAGCCCGACGTAGACGGTGGTGCGCGCGGCCGGCGGCTGGGTGAGGCCCTGCTCCTCGAAGTAGGCGTTGTAGATCGCGTTCATCTCGGCGAAGTGGTCCACGTCCGTGAGGTAGACGCGGATCATCATCACGTCGTCCCAGGAGGCGCCGCCCTCCTCGAGGATCGCCTTGACGTTGGCGAGGGTCTGCAGGGTCTGCTCGCGCAGGGTCGGGCCGGCCGGCGTCGGGGGCTGCCCCTCGACCGCGGGCAGGAAGCCGACCTGGCCGGCGACCTGGAGGATGTTGCCCTTCTTCACGCCGTGGGAGAACTTCGCGGGCGGGGTGGTGTGCGTCTTGGGGGTGAGGGCGATCTTCTCGGTCATGCCAGCTCTTTCGTCGAGG
Proteins encoded in this window:
- a CDS encoding GntP family permease gives rise to the protein MSYISAALSAAPAPETPPHTGGLLLLIDGTAGLLTVAALGIALLLFLIIKTRLQPFVALLAVSIAVGLMAGLSVTELFGTVQRSDAVSTIESGMGGILGHVAIIIGLGTMLGAILEVSGGAEVLASRLLNLFGEKRAPLAMGLTGLIFGIPVFFDVGIFVLAPIVYAAAKRSGKSILLYCLPLLAGLSMTHAFLPPHPGPVAAAGLLHVDLGWVILMGIVCGIPAVLAAWAFSAWIGRRIFVPVPQDMVEAAEEAKRVVLDEQRVRREQPVALGTVLAIIGTPLILILAATFSSIALDPSTPRSVIEFFGHPFVALTIALLLAYYVLGVRRGWSRKSLETVSTSSLKPVGNILLVVGAGGVFGAVLKASGVAQALSDTFNDVGLPVIVLSYLISLVLRVAQGSATVAIVTTAGIVAPLLAEGDHSQAFVALVIMAISAGSIFASHVNDGGFWIVAKYFGISERDTLKTWTVLESVLSVAGFVAAAVLSLFV
- a CDS encoding RidA family protein — its product is MTEKIALTPKTHTTPPAKFSHGVKKGNILQVAGQVGFLPAVEGQPPTPAGPTLREQTLQTLANVKAILEEGGASWDDVMMIRVYLTDVDHFAEMNAIYNAYFEEQGLTQPPAARTTVYVGLPAGLLIEIDALAVLG